The Pseudomonas sp. FP2309 genomic sequence TTTCCTTGAACTGCGTCTCGATGAAGTCATTTTGCCCTTTCCCTGCAAAAACAGAACTTGCGTTGCGTGATGGTGACTATTATCTGAAGCGATAGTGTCACGACAAAACCTATAAGGACTTGCCATGAAGCCCCACCAGAAAACCTTCGACCGCATCCGCGAAGCCGTCTTGCCGGAGTACCGTGAGCGCGTCGCCGATTACCTGACCGAGTACGAAAAGGTACTGCTGGATGCGGCGGCGGAGGCGGACCAGATCAACGCCAGCGCCCAGCAACTGCGCGGTTACCTGCGCGGCTTGAACACCACGCGGGTGCTGGGCATGGCCGATTGGGAAGACCTGGACCGACGCGTAACGCACATCAGTGAAAGCGCTACAGCACAGGGCGTGGCTGATTGACCCACGCCTGCACCGACGGCCGCAGCCACTGACGCCGGGCGTACGCCACCAGATCGGCGGGCACGTTGTCGCCGTTCAGGATCAAGCGATTAAGCATGAGCGCCAGGTCCACATCGGCAATCGACCACTCACCGAACAGGTGGGCCGGGTCACCTGCCAACAGCGTCTGCGCGCCACTGATCAAGCGCCGGGCGGCCGCCTCGGCCACCGGCGACAACGGCGGCATCTGCTGCCCGCAGAACACCACCAACGTGGAGCGTTCCTGGCGAATCGGCAGTAAATCGCTGCGCAGCCACGCCTGCACCTGCCGCGCCCTCGCCCGCTGCCTGGGATCGGCCGGGTACACCGCGATTTCGGGATAAGCCTCGTCCAGGTACTCGGTGATCGCCGAAGACTCCGACAGCGCAAAATCGCCCTCCACCAGGGTCGGTACACGTTGGGTCACCGACAACCGGGCGAAATCCGCCGTCTGGTGTTGCGCGGCCTCAAGGTCCAGGGTGACCAGATCGAAGGCCAGGCCTTTTTCGCGCAGTGTGACGAACACCGACATGGCATACGGGCTGGTAAAGATCGAATCGACGTAAAGGCGCAACGGACTCTGGCTCATGGGCAATCTCCTTTTATGAGCCCTCACGCTACGAGATGCGCGCGAATAAAGACAATGCAGGGTTTTTATGGGGGCATTCCTGGCGGGAATACCGACACCCGTTATCCGGCAAACCCGCCGCTGTCCAGAAAGCCCATTTAACAGCAGCCAACGCGCGGCAACGCGCCGCATAATGTTATAGGATAACGCCAACTTTCCGCCCTGCCCTGCGATGCCCCCCCCATGACCGATGCTGCTCCCCCGCGCCAACGCTTGCTCTCCATCGACGCCCTGCGCGGTTTGGTGATCCTGTTCATGCTGTTGGACCATGTGCGCGAAACCTTCCTGCTGCACCGCCAGGTCAGCGACCCCATGAGCATCGACGCCACCGAGCCTGCGCTGTTTTTAAGCCGCAGCCTCGCGCATTTGTGCGCGCCGGTATTCGTGCTACTGACCGGGCTGTCAGCGTTCTTATACGGCCAGAAGTATCGGGGCCGGGCCGACGTGTCGGCGTTCCTGTTCAAGCGCGGGCTATTCCTGGTGGTCCTGGAGTTCACCCTGGTCAACTTCGCCTGGACCTTTCAACTGCCACCCAGCGTGATCTACATGCAGGTGATATGGGCCATCGGCGTGAGCATGATCGCCCTCGCCGCCCTGGTGTGGTTACCGCGCCCGCTCTTGATTGCACTGGCGCTGGTGATCATCGGCGGGCACAACTCGTTGGATGGGCTGCACTTCACGCCCGGTTCGTCGTTGCAAACGTTGTGGTCGATCCTGCATGAACGCAGTTGGATTCAAGTGACCGATACCCTGCGCCTGCGCGTGACCTATCCCGTGCTGCCGTGGATCGGGGTGATTGCCCTGGGTTACGCCGTCGGCCCCTGGTTTGCGAACGGTATGCCGCCGGCGTTGCGCCAGCGTTATCTGCTACTGGGCGGTGTGAGCGCGTTGGCGGGATTCGTGCTGTTGCGGGCGGCTAACGGGTATGGCGAGAAACCCTGGCAAGCCCATGAGAGCAGCGTGCAGACGCTGATGAGCTTTTTCAATGTCACCAAGTACCCGCCCTCGTTGCTGTTCCTGGCATTGACCCTGGGCATTGGGATGCTCCTGCTGTTAGCGTTTGAACGCGCCGGTCACAAGCGTTGGATCAGCGTACTGGCGGTGTTCGGTGCGGCGCCGATGTTCTTTTATCTGCTGCACCTGTTTGTGCTGAGACTGTTGTATGTGGCCTGTGTCGCGTTGTTTGGGCTAGACCATGGCAACTACTTTGGCTTCGATACCATCGCCGCGGTCTGGTGGGCAGCGCTGTTACTGCCACTGGCGCTTTACCCGCCCGTGCGCTGGTTTGCCGGACTCAAGGCGCGACGGCGCGACCTGGCCTGGCTCAAATACCTCTGAGCTGACCCAAACCTCTGACCTGACGCAAAGCCAATGTGGGAGCAGGCTCCCACATTTTTCCAGCGTGCTTGCCCGAAAAGTCAGGCCAGCTCAGCGCGCAGCTGACGCGCGGCCGCCACCATATGAATCAACGCTGCCTCGGTCTCTGACCAGCCACGGGTCTTCAAACCGCAATCGGGATTCACCCACAAGCGCTCGGCCGGAATCCGCCTGGCCGCCTTGCGCAGCAGGTTGGCCATTTCCGACACATCCGGAACCCGTGGCGAGTGGATGTCATACACGCCCGGACCGATGTCATTCGGGTAAGCGAAGGCTTCGAACGCGTCCAGCAGTTCCATGTCCGAGCGTGAGGTTTCGATGGTGATCACGTCCGCATCCATGGCCGCGATGGACTCGATCACGTCGTTGAACTCGCTGTAGCACATGTGGGTGTGGATCTGGGTTTCATCACGCACCCCAGAGGCACACAGGCGGAACACCTCGGTGGCCCAGTCCAGGTACGGCTGCCACTGCGCCTGGCGCAACGGCAGGCCTTCACGAAACGCGGCTTCGTCGATCTGAACGATTTTGATCCCGGCAGCTTCCAGATCGATCACTTCATCGCGAATCGCCAGGGCCAGTTGACGGGCCTGCACCTCGCGGCCCACGTCTTCGCGCGGGAAGGACCACATCAGCATGGTCACCGGGCCGGTCAGCATGCCTTTCATCACTTTGTGGGTCAGGCCTTGGGCGTAGCGGATCCACTCCACGGTCATCGCTTTGGGGCGGCTCAGGTCGCCGAAGATCACCGCCGGTTTCACGCAGCGCGACCCGTAGCTCTGCACCCAGCCAAAACGGGTAAACACGTAGCCATCCAGTTGCTCGGCGAAGTACTCGACCATGTCGTTACGCTCGGCTTCACCGTGAACCAACACATCCAGGCCGAGGTGTTCCTGGATTTCGACGGCGTGTTTGATCTCGCTGTGCATCGCCTCGACGTATTCAGCCTCGCTCAACTTGCCGGCCTTGTACGACTGACGCGCCAGACGGATCGACGCCGTCTGCGGGAACGAACCGATGGTAGTAGTAGGAAACAACGGCAGGTTGAGATCCGCGCGCTGCTGCTCGATACGCTGGGCAAACGGCGAATGGCGCTGGCTGTCCTGGGCGGTAATGGCGGCAACGCGTGCTTGTACCGCCGGCTTATGAATACGTGGCGAAGCCGCACGTGCGGCCTGCACGGCGCGACTTTGCGCCAGAGCCGCGAGCACGTCTGGCGCCTGAGGGGCGTCGACCGCCTGGGCCAGCACCGCCACTTCGGCACACTTTTGCACGGCAAACGCAAGCCAGCTCTTGAGCTCAGCGTCCAATTGGTCCTCACGCCCCAGATCCACCGGGCTGTGCAGCAACGAGCAGGACGGCGCCACCCACAGGCGATCGCCCAATTTTTCATGGGCATGCCGCAAGGTCGCCAGGGCATTTTCCAGGTCGCAGCGCCATACGTTACGGCCGTTGACCACCCCCAGAGACAACACCTTGTACGCCGGCAGGCGGTCGAGGATGGTCGGGTACTGTTCCGGCGCGCGCACCAGGTCGATATGCAAGCCGTCGACCGGCAGGTTGGCGGCCAGGCCAAGGTTCTCTTCCAGACCACCGAAGTACGTGGCCACCAGTTTTTTCAGCGGGTCGCGCTGGATCAGGTTATAGGCGCGCTCAAATGCGTTTTTCCACTCCTGCGGCAGGTCCAGCACCAGGATCGGTTCGTCGATCTGCACCCACTCCACGCCCAGTTCCGCCAGACGCTGGAAGATCTGGCCGTACAACGGCAGCAGGCGATCGAGCAGGTCCAGCTTGTCGAAATCAGCGCCCTTGACCTTGCCCAGCCACAGGTAAGTCAACGGGCCGATCACCACCGGCTTGACGGTGTGGCCCAGCTCGCGGGCTTCCTGGACCTCTTCGAACAATTGATCCCAACCCAGGTGGAAGTGCTGGTCGGCGCTGAATTCAGGGACCAGGTAGTGGTAGTTGGTGTCGAACCACTTGGTCATTTCCTGGGCGTGGGCACCGCCGCAGCAGCTGTCGCTGACACCGCGGGCCATGCCGAACAGCGTCTGCAGGGTGGCCTTGCCATCCGCTGGGCGAAAACGCGGCGGGATCACACCGAACATCAGCGAATGCGTGAGCACCTGGTCGTACCAGGCGAAGTCACCGACGGGCAGCAATTCGATGCCGGCCTGTTTCTGCAGGTCCCAATGGGTTTTGCGCAAGTCACGCCCCACGGCGCGCAGGCCGGCTTCGTCAAGTTCGCCCTTCCAAAACGCTTCCTGCGCTTTTTTCAGTTCACGGTCGCGTCCAATGCGCGGAAATCCAAGGGAATGAGCGACTGCCATGACTTACAACTCCAATGTCGAATAGATATGGCAGCCATTGTCGACACGCATCGATAGTGAGACAAACTCATTTTATTTTAGATCATCACAACTTCTACTCATGTTCGAATGACATGCAGATAAAACGCGTGGAACATGAACACCGCGCACACCGCCAGCGCCAGGCCCATGCAACGGTTGAACAGGGTGAAGGCCGAATGGCCGCTGATCCGCCGCCCCAGCATCGCCCCGAGCAGCGCATACACCCACGGCGCCCCCACGGCACCCAACGCCAGCAGGGCCGACACCCCGGCGATGGCCGCGCCGGTGATATGCGCCGCCGGCAGCATCACGCTGGTGATCGGCAACACCGCCATGACGCCCTTGGGGTTGAGCAGTTGGATCACCAGGCCGTTCCAGAACGTTAAGGATTTGGTCGGTACGCTTGACCCTTCGTCAACCACCGTACGCGCAGTGAACACCTGGTACGCCAGGTAAAGCGTGTAGACACCGCCCGCCAAGGAGATATACGGCAACGCCGCTTGGGAAATGATTGCTTCACCGGTGTAGCCAAACAGCACGAACATCACCATCATCGCGCAGCCCACCCCGATGAAAAACCCGGTAGAGCGGCGCAACTTGCCGGTGAGGCCGGCATTGAGCCCCATGAAGTTCACGGGACCGGGGCTGTACATGACGCTGAACGCGTAGAGAAAGATATCCATGGGAGACCTGCTGAAAGAAGTGCGGCCAGTCTACTCAGGCGCTCCGGGGCGGATCTTGTACGTTTGTGGCAGGCCAGCAACCCGGCCGCTCAGACCACTAAACCGCCTTTGTGATTAAGACCGATCTGCGCACGAGGCCCTGTCATGGAAGTACAGTTACGCGTGCTCACAAGAAGGCGAGTTCAATCGATATGCAAGAGCGTCACCCACTCAGCGACCTCTACGACGACGGCGTTTCGATACGCCCACTGATAGACCTTCCCCAAGCGGTACGCGCGTTGGAGGCCCAGGCCATCAGCGAAGGATTCGGGTTCCTGACACGGCTGATCACCGAATGGGACAACCACACCAACCGATTCAGTCGGCCAGGCGAATGCCTGTTAGGCGTGTTTTACCAAGACCAATTGGTCGCCATCGGTGGCATTACCCAGGATCCCCATGCCGGGCCAACGGTCGGTCGGCTGCGCCGGGTATACGTCGCCACTCACGTGCGTCGACGCCGGTTGGGGCGCACCCTGGTGCAAGCACTGCTGGACCACGCCGCCCTGAAATTTGAAGAAGTACGGTTGTTCACCGACACACCCGAAGCTGCCGCGTTTTATCGGCGCTGCGGTTTTCAGCCGATAAGCGACGGGACCGCGACCCATGTGAAGTCATTGAGCCTTGCGAACGCGGCTTGCGCGTCAAGTTGACGTTCTACGTGGTGTGTACTAAAAGCTACGCACTCCCTCGTTCCGCCACCCTAGCGCCACCCCCGAAAAAGGACTTTCCCGGTGAAGATACGCAGTCTGTTATGCCTGCTCCTCATTCTCACAGGTTGTATGCAAATCCAACCTCGCGACGCCCAAATCGACAGGGCGTCGGATGGTGCCGTCATGGTTCAGATTCTGGTCAACAGCCCCAATGTCAGCTTTTTTTTCAAGAACTGGCAGACCATTACCCTTGAGCGTGTGAGCAGCCCCACAGGTGAGCACGGCGACAAGTTCTCACTGCGTAAAAACGAAGAAGCCACTTCCAGATCAGCCATCTACGCCGGCTCATTACCGCCAGGCACTTATCGCCTGGGACAGTTCAACGCAGGCCAATGCGGCGCAATGTGTGTCAGCAACGAAGTCGATATCAGTTCGGACTTCAGCC encodes the following:
- a CDS encoding GNAT family N-acetyltransferase; the encoded protein is MQERHPLSDLYDDGVSIRPLIDLPQAVRALEAQAISEGFGFLTRLITEWDNHTNRFSRPGECLLGVFYQDQLVAIGGITQDPHAGPTVGRLRRVYVATHVRRRRLGRTLVQALLDHAALKFEEVRLFTDTPEAAAFYRRCGFQPISDGTATHVKSLSLANAACASS
- the metE gene encoding 5-methyltetrahydropteroyltriglutamate--homocysteine S-methyltransferase yields the protein MAVAHSLGFPRIGRDRELKKAQEAFWKGELDEAGLRAVGRDLRKTHWDLQKQAGIELLPVGDFAWYDQVLTHSLMFGVIPPRFRPADGKATLQTLFGMARGVSDSCCGGAHAQEMTKWFDTNYHYLVPEFSADQHFHLGWDQLFEEVQEARELGHTVKPVVIGPLTYLWLGKVKGADFDKLDLLDRLLPLYGQIFQRLAELGVEWVQIDEPILVLDLPQEWKNAFERAYNLIQRDPLKKLVATYFGGLEENLGLAANLPVDGLHIDLVRAPEQYPTILDRLPAYKVLSLGVVNGRNVWRCDLENALATLRHAHEKLGDRLWVAPSCSLLHSPVDLGREDQLDAELKSWLAFAVQKCAEVAVLAQAVDAPQAPDVLAALAQSRAVQAARAASPRIHKPAVQARVAAITAQDSQRHSPFAQRIEQQRADLNLPLFPTTTIGSFPQTASIRLARQSYKAGKLSEAEYVEAMHSEIKHAVEIQEHLGLDVLVHGEAERNDMVEYFAEQLDGYVFTRFGWVQSYGSRCVKPAVIFGDLSRPKAMTVEWIRYAQGLTHKVMKGMLTGPVTMLMWSFPREDVGREVQARQLALAIRDEVIDLEAAGIKIVQIDEAAFREGLPLRQAQWQPYLDWATEVFRLCASGVRDETQIHTHMCYSEFNDVIESIAAMDADVITIETSRSDMELLDAFEAFAYPNDIGPGVYDIHSPRVPDVSEMANLLRKAARRIPAERLWVNPDCGLKTRGWSETEAALIHMVAAARQLRAELA
- the yfcF gene encoding glutathione transferase; this encodes MSQSPLRLYVDSIFTSPYAMSVFVTLREKGLAFDLVTLDLEAAQHQTADFARLSVTQRVPTLVEGDFALSESSAITEYLDEAYPEIAVYPADPRQRARARQVQAWLRSDLLPIRQERSTLVVFCGQQMPPLSPVAEAAARRLISGAQTLLAGDPAHLFGEWSIADVDLALMLNRLILNGDNVPADLVAYARRQWLRPSVQAWVNQPRPVL
- a CDS encoding DUF1624 domain-containing protein — encoded protein: MTDAAPPRQRLLSIDALRGLVILFMLLDHVRETFLLHRQVSDPMSIDATEPALFLSRSLAHLCAPVFVLLTGLSAFLYGQKYRGRADVSAFLFKRGLFLVVLEFTLVNFAWTFQLPPSVIYMQVIWAIGVSMIALAALVWLPRPLLIALALVIIGGHNSLDGLHFTPGSSLQTLWSILHERSWIQVTDTLRLRVTYPVLPWIGVIALGYAVGPWFANGMPPALRQRYLLLGGVSALAGFVLLRAANGYGEKPWQAHESSVQTLMSFFNVTKYPPSLLFLALTLGIGMLLLLAFERAGHKRWISVLAVFGAAPMFFYLLHLFVLRLLYVACVALFGLDHGNYFGFDTIAAVWWAALLLPLALYPPVRWFAGLKARRRDLAWLKYL
- a CDS encoding LysE family translocator, whose product is MDIFLYAFSVMYSPGPVNFMGLNAGLTGKLRRSTGFFIGVGCAMMVMFVLFGYTGEAIISQAALPYISLAGGVYTLYLAYQVFTARTVVDEGSSVPTKSLTFWNGLVIQLLNPKGVMAVLPITSVMLPAAHITGAAIAGVSALLALGAVGAPWVYALLGAMLGRRISGHSAFTLFNRCMGLALAVCAVFMFHAFYLHVIRT